A stretch of DNA from Mus pahari chromosome 11, PAHARI_EIJ_v1.1, whole genome shotgun sequence:
AAGACCCTGGTTTTCCCTTAGACGTAATGTAGTGAGCGTTAGAATAAACCTTGTATTCAGGTCTTCTAAAGAAAGGTACCATTCATTTGAATGACTACTTTCCAAGGAAGGTACTGTTAGTTAAATTTGGGTATTTGGGGTCGTCTTCTTTGTGTAGTCATGACTCAGTTGTTATTCTTGGCAGATGTCGTCCCACACCCAGTCAAGAAACGATTCCAAATGAAAGCTgctgggaaaaagaaaatcagttttctttaatgaactTAAACTTGCTATGTTGGCCACAGCTCAGGGCAGGCACCAGTGCTCAGGGCTCCATGCTCAGAATAGCTGgccaacacaaactggactccaTGGTTTTTTagtgatctttttgtttgttttcgtaaAGAACATGAGCTTGGCTGGTTATCGATTTGGGAAAGGCCTGGGAGGATATGGAGATATATATTATCCCTGGCAGTCATAATTCATTTCTACAAGGAAAAGTATTCACCTTACAAATTTGATGCAGGTATAGTTTATggtattagatagatagatagatagatagatagatagatagatagatagatagatagatagagatatgaCAGATGTTTAGTGCAGCCTACTGTGGACCTGTGGCTGTGGGGGGTGAATATAGAGGAAACTTAGTGACTAATCAGGGTGGAATACAAAAGAATGAGCTTTTGCCATGTTGCTCTGTTACTAATACAGAGAGATAATAATGAATAGAAGTTCTGTTGGGTAGTGCTGCCTTAAGGTTCATTTCAGTAACATTAAAGCTTGGCAAACAATTGTAAATGCACGTTTTGACTTGTCATGAGTTTGACCTTGGTCTTTATGTTCATCTTCTTTAATTCCGGTAAGTAGTTTTGCAGGAGTTGTTTTCACAGGAGGGGAATTCTGAAATGTTATGGTGCCAGTTTCCCACACATACTCAAAAGGAGACATACAAAAATGGCTTAGTGCCACTGCTTAGATGTCATTTGCCTGAAAGTAAAGTCAGGTCCCCGTGCTTGAGATTTTAGCCTGTGCCTTGTTAATAAAGGAGCTCTAAGTTCAGTCATGCCTTGtgatatagatatggatagagATATGGATAGAGATATGGATAGATATGGATAGAGAATCTGAATGTTGTAGTGGTTTTATTACAATATGAGCTGACAGACTGTCAGAAAAAAGCATGAAGATACTGGGTCCTACTAAAGTTTCCATTATAATTCAGCATTATTGCCATTAAATTATATGTAGTGTTTTATTTGAGCTAGGCAATCTTGGTTAATTTTGTACCCATTTCTCTGAAAGCCTTTGATTATCATGATATCTGTCTCTGAGATTAATTAAGGAAACAAATTCAGTTCAATATCTTGACTGACTAATAACTGAGCTTCctagttttcttttgtgttttatatacaaTATAGCTTTGAATGGTAGATTTTACATCCAAAAACATCCTCTAAAGTAAAAGTGTCCCTGTGGTTAATTCTTCAGGGTTTCTCTTCAGAGGGAATAGGCAAGAAGTTCGGACTCAGAGGATGCTGCATTGGTAATTTGGCTCAAACTGCTTGGGGAGAATAATCTCTCTCCTAAAATGAAGCACAAGGAGAAGTAATAACTTTTTATGCATGATAAGCAACAAAATATGAACCTGCTGGTCTTTGCTTTTCATGTTTCTTTACCTCTGTCTTTCAGTGAGTCCCTCCTGCAGTGTGCACACGATGTGATCAATAACTCAATAACTTCTCTCATGCAGTAATTATCTCCCTGTGATATTATCTGAacactgttttcctttattaCCCAAAGATGCAGGAGATATTTATATGACCAGCTGATCCCATTTTAGATAAAGGTGCTTTGTGACAGCAGGAGAACCGTTTACTTTAAATAGCCTTTCAAAATAAGAGCAGAATGAAAAGCTTTGCCAGTTAATTGCCACTTACCATGAGACAGTGATtgccaaaaggaagaaaagtgcaAAACTTTTGTGAAGTTCTGCTTAGAACTTGTACTTTGCAAAATTACAGTCTGATAAACCCAATTTAAATTAGAACATTGACTCATTTAACATAATCATACTTTCCATTTCCTCTAAATCATTAGTTATATgccaatatataaaataaatacacattagTTCTGTCATCTAACATGTCTCCCAAATATTCTCATTACAGGCAGAGATCCTGCAAGAGTCCCGGATGATGATCCCAGATTGCCAGCGTCGGTTAGAGGCTGCATATACTGATCTTCAGCAGATATTAGTAAGTAAAGATTTCTCtgtcttatatttaaaatttttttcaacctAATACATAGAAAACCAAAAATTTCAATATTTAGCACCTCAGCTACTTGAAGAGATGTACTGGCTTGTCgtgtgtcttagtttctttctcgCTGTATAATGAAATGCTCTTGGCAGGAAGGCGGCTTAGGAAGGAGGGGTTGACTTTAGCTTAGACTTCCAACTTAGTGTATTATAGCAGGAAGTCACAGTCACTTGGGAGAACTGATTACATATATCTGTAACAAGGAGCAGTGAATGCATGTATGAATCAAATTTTAAACAGCTCAgttatttgtcaaaaaaaaaagtatgtgtatacacacacacacacacaccaaatatatTGCTGCTCAAAACTGGTACCATGTATACCAATTTTAGATGCAAACCTGTATCTGTAACAAGATACAGTGACTGCatgtctgcttgtctctgcttagCCCACAGCTAAGGTGcatcttcccacatcagttaacaTAATCAGAATAATCTCTGTTGACATACGCAGAGACGAGCAGAGCATTAATCTGTAAAACCCCTCACTAGTGTGTCTGGGCCTTGCCTCCTaggtatcaagttgacagtattAACCATCGTACCTGGTGTACCAGCATGCTTTTACATATTTGAAGAGTTTAACTTCTGCTTGAGTCATGACTCCACTAAAAGTACTTTTCTACCATGTTTATTCTActgatttaattaaatatttgaacCATAATAGCAGGTATACATGGtaccagtttttttgtttgtttgtttgttttgttttgttttctttttcgagacagggtttctctgtatagccttggctgtcctgtaactcactttgtagaccaggctggcctcgaactcagaaatccgcctcccgagtgctgggattaaaggtgtgtgccaccacacccggcacatgGTACCAGTTTTGAGCAGCAAtatatttggggtgtgtgtgtgtgtgtgtgtgtgtgtgtgtgtgtgtgtgtgtgtatacacatacttTTTTGACAAATAACTGAGCTAACTGTTTAAAATTTGATTCAATCCAGTGTCTCACATTAATTTGGTCCTTGTTTAAAAGAGCTGGAATTTTAGATTCAAACCTGTAAACttgagagaaagggaagccaAATGTAATGGAGGCAGAGCCGAGCTCTCAGGAAGCCACTGAGGTGTGTGGCACTGCTATCCTTCCTGTTAAAGCACACAGTGCTTAGCTGACCTTAGGAATGAAGGGATGGAAGTTTTAATAGTTAACCAGATCCACAGTGTGGCCACCTTAGCCCCACTCTCTGTAGCTGTGAGAGAACACCCTTACAAAAGCTGCTTCAGGGCGGGAGAGCTCCCTTGGCTTTGATTGCAGGTTACATCATCACTGCAGGGACGGCAAGCTGCAGGGTCACATTACATGCATAGTGCAGACCAGAAAGCCGAGAGCTGGTGTTCCCAGTGGGTCTACACGCTGTCGCTTGACAACCGAAGCCAGCCATCACAACCCTACTTCCCTCTACTTGGCGCCCAGACACCACTGTAAGCAGTACCCTTCTCTGCCCTTTGTCCCCAGGGTCTCACGTTCATCTCCTGATGTACAATACAGGCCACCTTTACAAGTTCTTATTGTCTTTAAATTTTCCAGTATTTTAGAAGTCTGGAATCTTGTAACTGAgttcctataaaatcaaaaataagttGTATATTTTCagcataaaatatagaataaacatTCAGTACAGAGTAAACattcctgtttcaaaaagaattgGACGtaacaagaaataaacaaacgaaACTCCATCAGAGAAAACACCAAATCCTGCAGCTCTTTGTCCTGCATCTGAGGCTTATAATGAAATTGGCCGAGATCCAAAGGCACAGGCAGCCCACACTGCTCAGCCCTGCCTCCTGCGGCACACAGCTTCTGTCAGTGCGCCCCACACCTGCAGCACTCCTCCAAGGATGCACCATGGTCCTGGCTTCGCCTTCCTACTGGGGTTCCACTGTGCCTAAAGCTCCTTCCTTGTAGATTAGCCTCTCGGGGACTCTGGGGGCACAGGGACTGCCTCCATGCCACACAGTGTCTGACCTCAGCTGCTCTCAGTCACCCCCTCGCATGGATAGAAGCCAGGTTCTGTTGGCACTTCAAGATACAGCCTTTCCCCTTTGAACCACAGCTACCCACTTCCGTGGCTGACCTCGAAGACACACTTTCCTTTGCAGTTGCTTTCCAGGAGCAGGGAATGCCTTAGGCTTTCTTCCTGTGACTGCATTAGCATCTTTTCCAGATAGAACCTCTTAGTGGTGTGGTTTGCCTTCAGAACCCTCTTCATTCTCCCCTGCAGCACGGGAGGCTTCTCTTGCCCTCTGCAGACAAAGCTATACATTTCTTTATATCCAACTTCCCTCAGGCTCTCAGAACAGGAGCAGAATGAAGCCAGACTCTGGCCAAAATGCCACAGGAATGACTCCAGCCCAGTTCTGAGAGCCCTTGTTCCCTCTGTAACGATTTTCTGGCCCCCACATTCTTGTCCTCCACACCCCACTAGATCGCAGGTTAGCTCTGCTTCCAGCATTTAATGGATTTTCTTAACCATCTACCAGACACGTCCGCGATCTTCCCACAAAGCAGCTGCAGTGGCTAGAAGCCACCTGGTCAGATTCTCACAGCAAGTGCCTACCTCTTGGTTCTATTGTCTGCcttagttttgtttcttgttgctgtgataaaatactgaataaaagcAACTAGCTTAAGAGACAAAGAGCTTATTTGGCTCCTAATTCCAGGTTACATTCTATGGAGGTCACAGTGACTTGAATCAGCCAGTCAACATTATATCCTTATTCAAGAGCTTAGAGGTATTCCCAGGCGATTCCAGATTATATCAAGTCGGCAGTCAGTGCCAGCCATCACAGCCCAGGGTGGTGACACAAACCTatagttccagcactcgggaatcagaggcaggtaggtctctgtgagttcagggtcaaCATAGACAGTCCCGGTCTCAAAAATAAACCATCCGAACTATCCTGGTTTCATGTCTgttgctgagattaaaaacaaacgaacaaacaaacaaacaaccctaacAGAAAACTGAGTCCCACCAGGTGAGCATAATACCACTATCATAATTTTTGAGCAATTTGAAGCAAGTCGCATTAAATATTGTCTAGGAGGATGGCCACTGTCCAGGTTCATACCCAGCACTCCCGGAGAATAGCCGTGAACCACATTAGTCAGATGCCTACAAAGGCGGGGCCCACAAGGCCATGCACTATTGAAGTGACTTTTACGGGGGATTTTTACCATAGTCTTTCTTGTTTAGCTCCCAAGTGAACAACACAGATATCAGAATTTATTAACAAGCTACGAATCTAAACTGGACAGGTTCTGAGACTATTATAACCCTGCTAGGCTATTAATAACCATAAATGCCCCATTGCTGGCCAGCTGGTTCTTGGTATGTTTCATGTTTGTCCTCAGTGTAAGCTCTTTAGGCCATGTGGCTTTCTACCTTACATGAACAATAGtcccccagcattccaggaagttatctgtctgtgggcaagtggggcttacaggttagacGCATTTTTGTTTAATAGAGCTCTTCAGTGCAGcgatttaaaacttaaaacataactttagccTTTACAATTCAACttcaggaagaaagggtttaatttTATTGATGATTCCAGATTATAGTTTATTATGGGAAAATCAAGTTACCAGAACTTGAAGAAACTGGTCATGTCACATCCAGTTAATAGTAGAGggaaataaatacacacaagGCCACTGACTTGTGCTGTTTCTCCACTCTCCTATAACTCAGGACCCTTGACCTAATGAGTAGTGTTGCCCCCAGTGTGCTGTTAGGGACAAAAGGTGTCATATCATCCAATCATCAttgcagctgtgagccacctgatgtgggtactaggaattgacctttcctttggaagagcaacaagtgcttttaatccACTCAGGCATCTCTCCAGGAGCCATAGTGAACTTCTTAAAGGTAGGATGCTGATATTCATCAAAAAGAGAaactggtttttatttattagaagatagataaagtaaaaaaaaaaagaggcagcatatttctgagttcaaggccatcctgctctaaaaagtaagttccaggacagccagggctacacagagaaaccctgtttccaaaaaaaaacctaaccaaacaaaatgaaaagggggggaggggagggagagagagagaaaatcactGTTAAAATGCTACATAGAAACCTATTTATGTCTTAACAATTtcaatgcttttttttctccttaagaaTCTAATAGctgataaaataatacaaattgtttaaaaataatgtgtttgGATAGTTGTACTTGAAGTTAAATTAAACTATTACCTCTTCTCAGTAAACTTCAATTTACTGAAAGAAACATGTTTATGTTGAATATACACATTATTCCTTTTTACCTCTGTTAAAACTGTCTGCATCTTTTGTTGTCTGTGACTTCATTTAAAACTCAAGGGCTGGACTGATGGACCCAGGGTCAGTCCCCAcaccacatgtcagctcacaacaaCTGTGACTTCAGTTGCAGAGGGTCAGACACAcctgcctcctctggcctccgtgggcagcaggcatgcatgAAGCACACAGATACTCAAAGACTCCATTCTGTAAAGACATAGGCATTCTCTAATTAGTCTGTTGTTATTACACTTTAGTGAGAGTTTCCTACAGATTAGTGTGTACAAaaactcaatttttaaatatcagaaaattaaggggggctagagagatggctcagagactgactgctcttccagaggtcctgagttcaattcccagcaaccacatggtggctcacatagTAGtttatctgtaatgggatccgatttcttcttctggtatgtctgaagacagtaacagtgtacatgaaataaattaataaaaaaatctaaaagaaaattgaatatgttaatattttgtaatattttaataaataagcaGACAGTCCACTTTTCTAATTTGATTGTGTTTAGCTTGGGTAACATCAGTGACAGCCGTTGGCATGGAGTAACTGGAGGACCATTTTACAATGGATGGTTAGCAAATCCTTGTGTTTACTTTGTACATTGTCAATCTTTTGTATGATGATGTTggacaaatgattttttttaatttgtgattttatttaattatttaatgctAATAATTGTAGACAACTGTGTTCTTAATTATAACATGAAAATATAgtgtgaaaatatataataaaaataagctaacctcatttcttccttccctaggAACAAAGGGACAGAGCTGTTACATACTTAGAAATCTTAGAATCCTTTTCTCTGATTCTCAAGTTACTTACTGGTCTGTATTATAAGCAGCAAAGTATTGAAATTCCTAAACGACAAACttaattttgctatttttcattTCAGGAAAGTGAGAAAGACTTGGAAGAAGCCGAGGAGTATAAAGAAGCCCGTGTAGTGCTGAGCTCCGTGAAGCTAGAAGCCTGACATCTTTCTGTATGGGATGGTTTATGCATTAAATCCTGGGGTCCATTCTACAATTCATTATTTTCGGCCACTGCTGTGTTTAATAATATGAAAACGTGGTTCTTTTTATGCAGttgcatatattttctttgcATAACTTAATGTGTCAAATAAACGAGTTcatctaataaaattgtttgttttatactttaCCAAATTTTCAGTTGGCCACTTAGTTAAGTGTCATTAAATCAGGTGGTTTTGAAGGTTATCTGAAGTGTAAATAGTTCATAGTTGGGTTTAAAACTAGAGCGTGTCAGCTGGGAGCACTAGGGGAGGCTCCGCCTGTGCAGCTGTGGGAAGACGGTCCTGCTGGGCAGAggccctgcccacccacccctgctctgtCAGTGAGTCCAGTGAGTTCCTTGTCGCCCCAGACTGAACTTTTATGGGACCATGCCTGGGTTGTTGTTGGCCTTAGGATGAGGGCAGACTTTGtttgtgtcccccacccccttgagaAGGAATGTTAGCAACATGATGGCACACCCAGACTCTACTCATTCTCTTTAGTTCCTGTCCCCTTTTGGTTTTGTACTAGTTGATGGAGCTAGGCCCTCAAGCATGGTAGGCAATGCGCTCCAACCGAGCTGCATCTCcacctggattttattttatttctttacttggtcttttgagatggggtctggTTGTGTTGCTCAGGTTGCCATGAGCTAACAGTGTAGTACACAGGGGCCTTGAACTTAAAATATCTACCTGCCTTGGTGTCGTGAGTAGCCCTGGTTTCAGACCATCAGTACGAGAGACAGccagactgccttgtctgactgGAAATGGTATCGTTTTGTCACAAAGTATTTTTCCTACAGGATTATAAACTCAttacaagggctggtgagatggctcagtgggtaagagctcccgactgctcttccaaacgtccggagttcaaatcccagcaaccccatggtggctcataaccatcctcttctggagtgtctgaagacagctatagtgtacttacatataataaataaatctttaaaaaaacaaacaaaaagaatccaaaaaaaaaaaaaaaactcattacaAAATCATTTGAGGGCTTTACCCCTCAAATACACAATTCATTTAGTTTCTTACATGCCTGGAACATGTGTGTAAACCTTGTGGCCTCAGCTGAACATGAGCAACGATGCAGTGAATCAGAACAGTATGAGCACAGGAAGTTCAGATCCACAGTGGAAGACAAACAGCGCTGGAAAGAGCTTAGGACAGTGGGGCTTGGTTCTGCTTTCAAGACTGGATGGTCGCTCAAAACTAGCCACTTCACTGAAACTCAGGTCTGGAGAGGAGGATGTCCTGTCCTTACCTAGCATGTCTGAGGGGCCCTCCTACCACAGCACCAGCGTGCACCCTTGTAAGCCCTGCTTTTCCCATTGATCCCAATGGGAGATTCGGGTTGAGCCTTCCATCGTTTACATTTCTGAATAAGTGTTTATTTCTTAGTAACTAAGTTGCCCTTCCTTTAGCCTGTATTGTAGCATGTAAATTGTTCTTTAGGAAGAAatagaactgtgggaggggaaaAGCACACTTTAAGTAAGCACATGCTTACTGTATAAGTGATAAAAACTAGTTAATAGAATGTTCACTTAACATTTCTCAACTTTCTGGACAGTACCATTCAGAGCCTAACATTTTACAATTACCTGTACCTATGCACTGAATCTTCCAAATTGAGCAGTCAAACTTGTTTAATCTAGATCACTTTGCAAACTTTATCACATTAGTTGGCTTTAAAAAATCCCATCAG
This window harbors:
- the Tbca gene encoding tubulin-specific chaperone A, which produces MADPRVRQIKIKTGVVRRLVKERVMYEKEAKQQEEKIEKMKAEDGENYAIKKQAEILQESRMMIPDCQRRLEAAYTDLQQILESEKDLEEAEEYKEARVVLSSVKLEA